One window of Aricia agestis chromosome 20, ilAriAges1.1, whole genome shotgun sequence genomic DNA carries:
- the LOC121736990 gene encoding centromere protein X-like, which translates to MARYSNETEENKIDPASVAANIKSSIKTEIIKELLQGSFQDNKTKLGNDALNLVVEVAKCLVTETCLRASSHALRETSDKVDIEHVEKCLPQLMLDFP; encoded by the exons ATGGCGCGTTACAGCAATGAAACTGAAGAGAATAAAATAGACCCGGCGTCCGTGGCTGCAAATATTAAATCCTCTATCAAAACT GAGATAATCAAAGAACTTCTACAAGGATCCTTTCAAGACAACAAGACGAAACTTGGAAATGATGCATTGAACCTTGTGGTGGAGGTGGCCAAATGTTTGGTCACTGAGACCTGTCTGCGGGCATCTAGTCACGCTCTACGCGAGACCTCCGACAAAGTTGATATCGAACATGTGGAAAAGTGCTTGCCACAGTTG